One window from the genome of Diospyros lotus cultivar Yz01 chromosome 11, ASM1463336v1, whole genome shotgun sequence encodes:
- the LOC127812960 gene encoding E3 ubiquitin-protein ligase AIP2 has translation MEMASEVELKQKLQDLQKQLGKKQLFEEAVSSIHSLLRQCYASASPSLRKLFYSVVCRVGTILKTRYTTRGFWIAGLGLFTEFEKLASESSERERLQSFIAQAREQLGEVENISQVQESAQNRSGGGFLFEGHLTVDHEPPQPEWLIQSNLLSTVATLLTAESSQGHSDNRNTSEGAANMIQELMDRLDNAVPMILENDPVAPRAPPASKEVVAKLPVIDITEEILVKLGLEAECSICKENLVIGDRMQELPCKHKYHPPCLKPWLDEHNSCPICRHELQTDDHNYESWKEREKEAEEERKGAANAIRGGEYMYV, from the exons ATGGAAATGGCATCCGAGGTTGAATTGAAGCAGAAATTGCAGGATTTGCAGAAACAGCTGGGGAAGAAACAATTGTTCGAGGAGGCCGTCTCCTCCATCCATTCCCTCCTGAGACAATGCTATGCTTCTGCTTCCCCATCGCTCCGCAAATTG TTTTACTCTGTTGTATGCCGGGTTGGAACTATTCTGAAGACAAGATATACTACTCGGGGATTCTGGATTGCTGGGTTAGGGCTCTTCAcggagtttgaaaaactagcatCTGAATCATCTGAAAGGGAACGCTTACAGAGTTTCATTGCTCAAGCCCGTGAACAGCTTGGTGAAGTTGAGAATATCTCCCAAGTTCAGGAATCTGCACAAAATCGTTCTGGTGGAG GATTTCTCTTTGAGGGGCACTTAACTGTGGATCATGAGCCCCCACAGCCTGAATGGCTGATACAGTCAAATCTCTTATCAACTGTTGCGACGCTCCTTACGGCTGAATCATCTCAAGGGCATAGTGATAATCGTAACACATCAGAAGGTGCAGCCAACATGATTCAAGAGCTTATGGACAGATTGGATAATGCTGTGCCCATG ATTCTGGAAAATGATCCTGTTGCTCCAAGAGCACCGCCTGCCAGCAAAGAAGTGGTTGCGAAGCTTCCGGTTATCGACATTACAGAAGAAATCTTGGTCAAGCTAGGACTGGAGGCAGAGTGTTCCATTTGCAAGGAGAACTTGGTCATAGGTGACAGGATGCAGGAGCTGCCTTGCAAGCATAAATACCATCCCCCATGCCTTAAGCCCTGGCTG GATGAGCACAACTCGTGTCCTATTTGCCGGCATGAACTACAAACTGATGATCATAACTATGAAAGTTGGAAGGAGCGGGAGAAAGAGGccgaagaagagaggaaagggGCTGCCAATGCCATTCGTGGGGGAGAATATATGTATGTTTAG